The nucleotide window GAGGATGTTCGTAGGGCAAGCAGGGCCGGTGCCACCCGGGTAGAACTCTGTGCAGATATCTTTGCGGGTGGCACTACTCCTAGTTACGGACTGATTGAGCATGTTCTAGAAACCGTACCCATTGACGTCGCCGTAATGATTAGGCCCCGGGGTGGGGATTTTCTGTACAGTGATGATGAATTTGGAGTGATGCAACGGGATATTGCCGTAGCGGGTAGCCTGGGAGTTGAAGGCGTTGTCTTTGGTGTTCTTGATGAGCACGGTTTTCTTGACTTACCCAGAATGGAAGCACTCATTGCCACAGCCAAACACTACGATCTTAGAGTCTGTTTTCACCGCGCCTTTGACAAGGTCCAAGACCCATATGAAACTCTCAAACAGCTGATTGACCTTGGGGTAGATCGTCTCCTCACTTCAGGGCAAAAACCCACCGCCGCCTTAGGCCTTCCCTTACTGCAACAGTTATTAGAAATCGCCGGGGATAGCCTAGTAATTATATCGGGAGGCGGAGTCCGCGGTCATAACATCCAAGCAATCCTGGATGCAGGTATCACCAATGTACATACTGGCAGCATGGAGACCCGCAGATCTAAAATGAAAACTTGCAGAACTGATTTGTCCATGGGAGGCCCTAAGTACAATGAAGATACACACATGGTCATCAACGAAAAGGATGTGGCTAGCATCGTTCAAGCAGTGAAACAAAAGGCAATGCAGACAAGGAAGTGATTCTGATGCTACTGTGATCCGCTTCGTAGTTCCCACGCCCAAGACAGTCTGAACTGCCAGCGGCCAAGATATTTTTCGTTATCTGGTCTTCACATCCTGCGTATACTCCATATCACTTGCCTTCAGCTACACAAATCCTCTGGCAAGCTAGTTCTCTCTCACCCACGTCTCCCAGAATCCCGGGAAGGAATCAGGGATGACCACAGCTCCCACCGCTTTGTTGTAGAATGCATGTAACCCTGTAAGGCCAATAATTGCATACTTGTAACCCTTAAGCTTCATGTCCAACAGTGCGGCAAAAAGCAAGGCTTTTCCCGTGCCTTGACCCCGGCATGACTCTGCCACACCAATGGGTCCAAACAGCCCCAAGGCCGTGGCATCATAACAGGAAAAACCGATGAGTTTGTTGTCCTTGATCGCAACAAATAAAGTCCTGGGAGAATTGAACATTGCCACTTCAGCCTCACTGGCCCAGCACTCATTGAAATTGTTTTTGATCCATTGTAAAACTAGGTGTTTCTCCGGTCCAATGGGTTTTCTGATGGTAATACCTTGCTCTGCCTGACCAGCTAAAAAGCTCCAATCATCAGGTAGATCATATAACTTTACGAGCATATCCT belongs to Limnochordia bacterium and includes:
- a CDS encoding GNAT family N-acetyltransferase — protein: MAEDMLVKLYDLPDDWSFLAGQAEQGITIRKPIGPEKHLVLQWIKNNFNECWASEAEVAMFNSPRTLFVAIKDNKLIGFSCYDATALGLFGPIGVAESCRGQGTGKALLFAALLDMKLKGYKYAIIGLTGLHAFYNKAVGAVVIPDSFPGFWETWVREN
- a CDS encoding copper homeostasis protein CutC, yielding MSYTVEVCCYTIEDVRRASRAGATRVELCADIFAGGTTPSYGLIEHVLETVPIDVAVMIRPRGGDFLYSDDEFGVMQRDIAVAGSLGVEGVVFGVLDEHGFLDLPRMEALIATAKHYDLRVCFHRAFDKVQDPYETLKQLIDLGVDRLLTSGQKPTAALGLPLLQQLLEIAGDSLVIISGGGVRGHNIQAILDAGITNVHTGSMETRRSKMKTCRTDLSMGGPKYNEDTHMVINEKDVASIVQAVKQKAMQTRK